ACTTTGCAAGCCGTGACTTATGGCAATCCACTCTCAACAAAGTTTCCCGATCCCATTCGCTCAACCTCCTAACCAACCCCCACGACCACCTTATCTATCTTCCCTACAGCATTCTCGTCCTCTCGAAACTACGTTGTTTCACAAATCCTTCAAACGAGCTCTACACTCTCGATGACTAAAATGACCACCATACGAAACTTACCCTCAACTTTACCCAAACTAGTTTGGTTCCATGCTCCCTTTCTCTCTTTGGTTCATCCATACTCGACTTCCAATCAAACTTGCTTGGGAATATCCAAGAAggtttagatcaattttatcgtttgcttaattttattcatcagaaagagaaaagaaaaggatatgAATAATCTACACGATTCTGTAAAAAATTGGaaacgaaaaaaaattattttgaatataaagaattcaatttatgtttagatttgattaagatttatgtttagatttgattaagcatatgatttttcatattgattagttagatccaattttagtttcaaaattaggCTATATTCTAATCGAGATTTGATTAAGAATGTTTGGTGTTCAGTTTCGAGTGAAATTCAATTTAGGAATCGTGTGAAAGAAACAATGACTTGGTTTATTTGGTGGGCAAGTATTATGTTTCTGCAATGAAGAAtatgagaagagagaaaaataaaggggaggaagaaaaggaaaataaagaaataaaaagaaaaaaaattaaattgttcaaaaaaaataaaagtatagggactagttttaacaaacggaaaacatagaaaaactacattgaaagaaatgggaaagcataagagaataaaaaataaagaaaaaaaagagaatataaaagaaaaaattaaattgctcaaaacgaaaaaaaatagggactaattatataatttaacccaaaattttcgtttgaaatgatgatttaacgtgccatgttagcttaccgttacaccgttaacagCAATTAacagctcagtgactaaaatgctACGAcatgataacataagtgactaaaatataacctgagataaacaaaagtgactattttagtagtttaccctatttatcttttaaaatataactatatattattttactaatctcgcttaaataatttgaatattttgtaattGAGAGATCATTTCCGATACTTTTTGACCTACAATATAATTAACTAAATCATATAGTATATATTATTGGTTATTTATACATTGTTAATGATTAATCGATGATAAGAATAAGTATATGTTTAATGTTACAGAAAGAATAACTCATAAAACATAGAACgctaaagtaattaaataaaattggttaggatgtttatttttcttaattttattagttgAGTTTGGTTGCCAGAAAATGTCATCCAACACATCATTAGTGTTCCACCACCTATGGCTTTTACTGGATTGTATTTTATATCATGGACTCGTACCTTGTCTGGCATTTTTTCAGTCAAAAGCGCATGCTGGATGCTAAAAGAGGGGTCTTGGAATCCAAGAGATGGTATTTGGAACATTGTATGGAAATTTTCGGGTCTCCAAAGAGTGCGACAGTTTATTTGGCTAGCCTTAAAATAGAGACTTCTAACTAATTCTGAAAGGCTCCGTAGGGGGATTGGACAAGACGAGTCGTGTCACCTTTGTGGCCATCAATTCAAGGATGCATTACATGTTCTTAGAGATGTTCTCCCGCCAAATCTGAAGAGGCATTTTTTCTATTGTCATTTATCGGATTGGATACTTTCAAATCTACAAGTTTAGTCAAATCCTATCATGAGAGAATTGGAATGGGCATGTTTCTTCGGGTTATTACTTTGGCGAATCtagtaaaatcaaaatttgatcattttccAAGGTAAATCAATGAGTTCGGATGAAATCATAAGGTTTCATATGATTGGGCTACAATTGTTTTTTGGGGAAGTGCTCGGTTTTAGATGGGCATTTTAGATGGTTTATTACTGATTCAAAAACAAGGTTATGATGAGGTCGTCATCGAATCTAATAATCTTGATGTCGTTAAAATCATCGGCAACAATAAACTTGAAAGATCAAATTTCGCTTTGATTAGGCGAAATCAAcagattttattaaatgaagAGAAGTGATTCTTAGAATATATCCTTAGAGAATTTAATAAGGGCAATAACAAAAATTGCTTCATTGGACGATGAAGACTTACATATGTTCGAAGATCCTCCCATGGCAATCAAAGAAATACTGCAAGAAGATAGTATTAGAGGCACTGTATCTATGAATAAATCCATGTAATCATTTGTTCTTTACTTTTcaccaaaaagaagaagaaagacacatgataataacaacatttatcaaaGTAGAagattttacttaaattaaattttaatgttataatattaaattaatggatattaaattgttaagcttaaaatatatttttaaagacaGACACTTATTAataacatttatcaaattaaatttatatttttcaaatataataagaatTAATTATATTCATTGATTAAAGTAgaacaaaataaacataaaattacaaaattgaatattaacaattttaagattaaagcaaattaatttaacaatatatgtaaaataaagaatctgtaagaaattattaataatatttttaaattataatatattaatattattaataatagttttaaactataatgtattaatattaatatttataccatGATGAATTTTGTATTGTTTTAATAGTAAATACCTTTAAGattaaataacactaatataactgattctaaattagttaaatatttttaattacattaatttttaatttaataatgactttttgaagaaattaacaTAAACTAtgttataaaagaattaaaagttaatatatataattgtgcATCACATAAGAATACAAAttagttcaaatatatataatgttgaaataaatttcaagaaGTGAAATAACTGTATACCtaatataaatatcacaaaaaataaatttaataataaatgagggttaagaatattattttgattccaAAAGTGCTTCTTCAAACAAAACAGTACCTATGTCTTTTTGGttggatgaaaaaaataaagggatggaaggagagaatgaaaaaatggaaagaaaataaatttagagtgTATTTAGTTggaaagaaaagtgagagaaaataaaatagaagggatggtcattttctattctaatGCATAAAAAACTAATCTTTTTAAATTGGAATGATCAGAGAAAAGAAACTGGGAGAGAAGTGTATGTTTgttcaaattttacatttttcggTTGTTTTATTTGCTTTGCTTTCACTTTTCAACTCTACCAAGCAattgagagaaagaaaattacttttttttttcatcttttctacCAAGCACATCTAtggaaagaaattttatattttccatcCTTCTAGTTTTCCTctccatttttctaaatttctttcCTTTGTACCAAGCAAATCTTAAGGGTGTGCTCAGTTAGGTGAAAAAGTGGAGCGATGTCGAAAGGGAGtggaaaagtggaaagaaaataaattttaagtgtaCTGGGTGggaaagaaaataggagaaatgataatttttcattctaatgcataaaaaaaattcttccaAATTGGAATGACGATtggagagaaagtgagagagaagtgtcTCTTAGTTTAAATTGtgtatttttcaaatgttttattttatttcatttaatctttcaattttacctggtaatgaaagaaaaaaaatcttttccATCTTTTCTACCAGTagcatatataaaagaaaaattacatatatttttatcttttatttttccatccttcaatttttcatcattttaattttcttttcactctatttatttttcaaaataacggaaaacacattttaaataaaaatgtcaaattatttaactatttttaaaattaagtactaATTAAACAAAAACCACAAAGGGCTAAAATATACACCAAGTCTAACCCTTCGTAATTTGATGAAAGGAGAAGATGGGGTGGGCTGCTTCAAGTTGAAAATTGATTGCCCAAAATCAAAAGGcccattataaaatgttttcATTCTACATCTCGTAATTTAACCACAAAAGCAGGGATCATTTTGGAAactttgtaaattattaattcacAGTTCAGTCTAGGCGCAAGTCATCGCCGGTAATGGCTAAAAAGCTCATACAAAATTAATTGAGTAGCATTTTCACGCATTTCTCCTCTGTTTTTATCACTGAAATGGAATCGAGATCGAGGTTATCGTCTATGTTATCATATGCGATATTTCTCGTTACACTCAGTGGACTCGCAACTCTCTCCGATTCTACTCAACAAGCGTTCAAAAGAGACCCCGGCCTCCCTCACTGGCACCATAGCGCATTCCTCGAAGTTCGCGACAGCGTCCGATCCGATGTTCGCCGCACGCTCCACACGCGTGCTGAGGTAATCGATTCTCGCTCTGAAAATCTTGTTAAATCTGTGAAGAAATTAATGACGACTTTTTCCTCGCCAATTTTCATCgagttttcttttttgaaagaaattcaTATTATTAATAATGTCGGGTTTTCATCGaggttttttcattttaattattactttaGAGCGTCGAATTTACGAAAATTATAGGACTCGAATTGACTGAATTTGAGCTACACAGTTGATCTCTCCTAAAAATGTAATTCAAAATTCGAATTGCGTTCTGAAAATCTCTAGAACCTTGAAGAGTTAGTGGCTGCTAGCTTAGTTTTTCTCATCTCTGGTTATGATTAGAAAAGGTTCCCTTTCTAAAAATCTTGTTAAATCTCTAAAGAAACTTATATGGACATTTTTCTCGCCAATTTTCATTgactttttgttgttttaatgaTTACTTTAAAGGAACTTACCAATATTATAGGTTTCGACTTGAGTGAATGAGCTACGCAGTTGATCTCTCCCAAAATgtgattcaaaatttaaattgcgTTCCTGAAATCCCTAGAAACATGAAGAGGTTGTGGCTGTTAGCTTAGTTTTACTCATCTATGGGTATGATTAGAACAGGTTCTGTTGTGCAGGTTCCATTTCAGGTTCCGCTCGAGGTGAATGTGGTGCTAATTGGTCTCAATGGAGATGGTGGCTATCGGTACAATGTCGATTCACAGAAATTGGAGGAGTTTCTGAGAGTTAGCTTTCCCTCTCATAGGCCTTCCTGTCTCGAGACCGAGGAGCCCCTTGATATCGAACATCATGTTGTTTATAACACATTTCCTGTAAGTTTTTTCATTCCTTATTGCATCTTAATAATTACTACTGGTTTAAGCTTCAGCTAGATATCTAAATTGAGTTGTTAGTGTTGTTCTTCACTTATTTGTTCTACTATAGGCAGGACAGCCAGAATTGATTGCGCTTGAGAAGGCACTGAAGGGGGTCATGGTTCCTGCTGGTTCTGCAAGAGAGGTCTACTATATTGCTTCATATTTACTATTACTCTTGATAGTGGAAAGAATATTAACTATATGAATTCTTTTGtatatcaatttcttttttcttttttcattttacatatTAGCCTGATTTTGGGAGAGAGGTGCCCCTATTTGAGGTGGAAGCAACAGCTGTGGAGCCAGTATTCCAAAAgctatattcatatatatttgacATCAAAAGTGGGGGATATTCTGCTAAAGAGATGGATAGACCTGTGCCAACTGCTATATTTATTGTTAACTTCGACAAGGTATAAGCTAAGTATAATTTCAAACATTAGTTCTGTGCTTTGTCTGTATGAAACTTTGACCATTCCTAGTGTTTTCGTTTTTCCTTTCCCCTTACATGGCTgcattgatttgaaattttccttcTTGATACACTGGTGAATGATTCGGCCTCTTTTTAGGTCAGAATGGATCCTAGGAATAAAGAGGTTGATCTTGATAGTTTGATGTATAGCAAACTTACCCCACTGACTAATGAAGAAATGAAACAACAAGAGGGAGACTACATATATCGATATCGATACAATGGAGGAGGAGCGTCTCAAGTTTGGCTTAGCTCTGGAAGGTCTGTTTTGAGTTGCATTACTTTGTCGAAAGTTTAACTTTTGGGTCCCTGATTTATGGACTTATGGGAAAGAACTGCTAGATTAGAAATATTAACAAgatatttgataatataaaattccaCTTCTCAATTACCTGCTCTATAacctcactttttttttttaatctctttCTCTGGGGCTCATTTCTGCCTCTACTGTTCAGGTTTGTTGTGATTGACCTATCGGCTGGCCCTTGTACTTACGGGAAGATTGAAACTGAAGAAGGAAGTGTCAGTCCTAGAACATTGCCACGAATACGGAGTATCTTATTTCCAGGGGGTTTGGCTTCTGTCAGTAATCGTGCTACTCATGATAATTTCATGGGACATCTTGCTGCCTTGGTAGCAACCACAGTTGAGCATGTTATAGCTCCAGATGTTCGGTAATTTTACACTATCTTTATTCATTGATAATACTTGCattttatgtttcttaaattattataattggaaACATAGTTGATTATGATTTATGAATCATGCTCAGCTCTATACCTTTCTAgcattattatttactttggTTTAGGGCCTTTTCAGTTGCCTTCTTATTTGTTTGTCCTTGGTGAACTCAGGTTTGAAACTGTTGATCTGACGACAAGGCTGCTTATACCTATTATTATCCTCCAAAACCATAACCGGTATAATATTATGGTAAAAGGTCATAATTACAGCATAGATATTGAAGCAATTGAAGCAGAGGTAAGAAACTAATCTTGAATGGCATCTTCAGATCTGCTTATGCTTGTAAAGCTTGGGTTTAGCCCTTTTTTCCTTGACTCATTATCTGGAACAacatgtaaataatttttttcagaTTATACTGTGGTGATAACTGATACTCTGAAAACTACTGTATACCATCATACTTTAGTTCTCGAAAACTACTTTTAAAACCTTCTGATTAAAAGCAAAGAACATATATCCTAAATACAACTGTGTCATTTGTTAGTTGGATCGAACTCCTTTTATTTGCATTGGCTGCAAATGAAATTGCTTGGGTTGTTTTTCTGGCTCTGCTGAAGgtactatatttatttttgcgTGATGCTCAAGAAGCAAAATTAATATGTTTCATATGTggatattttgttttcttcaggTGAAGAAGTTGGTTCATGATGACCAAGAAGTAGTGATTATAGGGGGGTCACATGCACTGCACCATCATGAGAAGTTGGCTATTGCTGTGTCAAAAGCTATGCGTGGCCATTCCTTGCAAGAAACAAAGAGGGATGGGCGCTTCCATGTTCATACGAAGACATATCTTGATGGTGCCATTCTTAAAGAAGTGGGTTTTCCACTCTTTGACcacttttttccattttctttctgaGAGTCTTACTTTCATTAGGTTACATATTGTCAATATCTTGTTGTTATCTCTGTGTTCTGAAGTAAGTTTTCTGAGGATAATGATGAGTTGTTGTATCTAGTTAATGCGCTTTTCATTGGCAATGCTTACTTGCTCTTCTCATTGTGTCTTGAAGTCTCCTTGGGATACTGATAGACGGTTATACGTGTGCTTTTTGTTGGCTTATCACAGGAGATGGAACGTTCTGCAGATGTGCTTGCTGCAGGTTTACTTGAAATGGCTGACCCATCTCTTTCAAATAAGTTTTTCCTTCGCCAGGTCAGCTTATATTGACTTATTCTTTTTACTTgcttaaataaagaaaaagaagtatAAATTGGTGGCATGTCTAGTCTCTTGCAAGTTGAATTTTTCTCTTGCTTGGTTCTGAGGTTAAACAGTCTTTCTACCCATGCTTCTTTATCTCTCTTTGGCTTCCCTATGTTGCCATAACATGAATTTTATGTTCAGCAGCATTGGATGGATGAATCCGAGAATTCAACTGATTCGGTTCTGAAGCATAAACCTCTATGGGCTAGTTACAACTCGAAAGTTGGCAaggataagaaaaagaaaaaacagaagaaaaaaggCGATCTGCACCCAACTTATGGAACTAGAGTTATTCCTGTGTGAGTAGACCAACTTatctgacaatttaaaattgCAATCATGCCCAGGTTGTCTGATCAAATATTTCAATACAAGAAACATGTATTACAGGTTTTCGTTGTCCTgcttaataattttcttttttgtagaTGCTGCTTTGTTTATTGGTTTAAAATGTTGTTTGCAGCTTCTATGTGAGATTGAAAAGTTTTGCATCCTGTTCTACCACTTAATAATGTCTTTAAGAACTAAATGGCAAATTTAAGAGCCTCAGTTACTTGTTTTATTCTACATATTTAGAAGGCATGGATAATCATTTataacatcaacaaaattgTGGCCTGGTGGTCATAGTTGATGGATTTAATTACAATTCTTTCATGATTTGATCAAACTGCTAAACCATTTTAACATGCTGGAGATTAATCAGCAAATTGGTCTTATGATCTTTTTCTACAAAACATTAGAGAATGTTACAGTTTGTACAGGTAGTATTTGGAAATTTGACAGTCTTCACTAAATTAGAACAGCTGTTGCTTCAATCAGCAATACCATTTTTGCTGATTCCCCCCTCCCCATGTTATTATCCTTAAGTTTATGATAAAAAGTTGTACAATaaattttggtatgtttttgaaTCATCTCTTGTATTGTAATACTTCAGATAATAAGTTCCCAAAAAGCAATATTATGAATCAATCTTTAGACTGTTTAATGGATATTAGAGCTTTTCATTAGACATAGATCAGTTATTTTTCTGCAGCTTTGTGCTATCATTGGCTGATGTTGATCCACAACTTATGATGGAAGATGAAGGCTTTGTTTGGACTGGAAATGATGTTGTCATAGTACTTGAGCACCAAAGTCCAAATATACCGCTGAGGTGAGCCGAAAATTctttattcctttaaaaaataCCCTTgctgtataattttgatttgagcTATCTTATGTATTTGACTTTGCTGGACCAACGAGTTCTCTAACGTCTCTATTCATTTTTTAACTCTTTCCTCGTGCCTTACCATGGCTTTTTGACTAGTTATGTTTCTGAGACTGAGAGAAGGCATGCTATTCCATCACAAGCACAGCGCCATATTGTAGCAGGGCTTGCTTCTGCTGTGGGTGGTTTGAGTGCACCATATGAAAAAGCTTCTCATGTACATGAAAGACCTGTTGTGAATTGGCTCTGGGCTGCGGGTTGTCACCCGTTTGGACCATTCTCAAATACATCTCGAATTAGTCAAATGCTTCAGGATGTTGCGCTGGTAAGCTAACTTCATCGTCTTAAAGTTCTTTGTATCACACACGAGACACATACCTACCAAGGTATTAAGAGTGCACTTTGCAACTCGATATCTATTTGGTCGAAACAACTTTGCATACTCTGTAGGATTTCTTGCCTAGTAGGTACACATATATTCACATGTAGGTTCTAATGGACAAGCTTATTGAGGCATTTGAAAGATTTACCATCTTGTTGGCAGAGAAATACGATTTATGCACGTGTAGATTCTGCTCTCAGAACCATTCGTGATACATCTGAGGTAATTTTATCTTCTTATAGCCATTCCTTGTCCAATGTGATAATTTTATCGAGATAATTTTATCTGCTTCTCATTGTCTTCAGGCTGTCCAATCTTTTGCTGCTGAATATTTAAAAACCCCACTTGGTGAACCTGTGAAGGGAAAGAAGAACAAGTCGACTACTGAACTATGGCTGGAGAAGTTTTACAAGAAAACAACAAACCTGCCTGAACCGTTCCCGCATGAATTAGTTGAGCGATTAGAGAAATACTTGGATGTAAGCTGCAACTAATCTAGCTAACTGATTAAGTTATTTGAACTTgttctttttctatcttttttttaaaaattttttcgGGTCTATTGCTTGATTAAAACAGAACCTTGAGGAGCAACTCGTTGATCTTTCTTCTTTGTTATATGACCATCGACTACAAGATGCACATTTGAATAGTTCAGACATCCTTCAAAGCACCATGTTTACACAGCAGTAAGTTAGCCTGCATTATGGCTTGGCAAACTATTTGAcgttctttctctttctttctttctttcttcatttttgGCATATTATGCAACATTTTTAGTAGGTATTTATCAATCCTGTTCCAAACCTTTATAATGCAGGTACGTTGAGAATGTTTTGACAAGCGAGAGGGAGAGAATGAGATGCTGTAATATCGAATTCAAATACCTGATGCATTCTTCCCAAACTTTCGTCTATGGAGGAATTCTTCTTGCTGGGTTCTTTGTATATTTCattgtcattttcttttcatcacCCCCCGGTCAATGATCACAACTCCGAAGTTTATCAGGCATTTGAAGGTAAGCTTGGTCTCTCATCTTTAGGGAACCCATCTTAGTCTATACACATTTCAGAAAGAAGAAAGTTTTGTAAAATTAGGGTTTCTTTGCTTGCATTACCACAACATGGTATAAACAAATAGCTGAATCTTTGCTAAAAACTTGTTTTTCTTTGAGAACcatgaaccaaaaaaaaaaaaaaaaacttttgaatgaGTCAGTCAAAATTTGATCGTATATCTTATTCCATCCCTGGCGATGTAGTTCTtggaagaaaaaatatatatttgacgTTTCTTGATGCATCCATACATCAGCGCGCGCACAGACATCTCCATATATTCTTCCCACTTCTCTATATAAAAATCAACTTCTTAACTTACTTGATTGGCAAGCTTTCACCCGTTATGAATgattcaatctctttttttttttttttttcccctttcatTATCAATGGCTTGCGTGCGTTGACCTGGTGGTTCAATCATATACGATGAACACCGGTAAAAACTGGGAACCATAAAccctttaatatatatattatttttactttttggacattttaaactaaaaagttagatttaagaaaaatattatgatctcatttttatcttttgtaaatatgtcTTCcctgattttttaaaaataatatatttttagttattattaaatttacatttaaaaaaaattcaagattgaACTGAGAATTTAAAACAGATTTGATATTTGGTTTTAGGCTTTTCAACAGGGAGATTTCATCTATAGAGAGAAAATCATTCCTTCACTCTCCAAACCTTTCAATTAGGAAAAGGATTTCTGCTAATGAATGTtcaaataaaactttattttatatatatatatatatatatatatatatataatattttgaccTAATGATGtaaaaatgataatgaaataaaattaccaGTTATTATGTTTCGTCCTATGATTTATTtcatcatatataatataacctTAGCGTTTGGAATAGGTTTGGCAAAGTAGGTTGAGCTCTTGtgtcaaaaattaattaagtattaatCCAGTTGgttaatgattaaaaattatttttacagaGTAAactgtattattataaaatattttatttttatttatataaaatcaataaaaaaatctatatttgGACTTGAAAGATTACGATTTCTTTACAACCATTTCAAAGttctatttgattttatataacttttaaaatatattttataggTTTTTAGGTGTCGCATAATCTCATAGGTTTAATGGATATGAGGTAATTaagatagt
This genomic window from Gossypium raimondii isolate GPD5lz chromosome 10, ASM2569854v1, whole genome shotgun sequence contains:
- the LOC105777240 gene encoding uncharacterized protein LOC105777240 isoform X2, whose product is MESRSRLSSMLSYAIFLVTLSGLATLSDSTQQAFKRDPGLPHWHHSAFLEVRDSVRSDVRRTLHTRAEVPFQVPLEVNVVLIGLNGDGGYRYNVDSQKLEEFLRVSFPSHRPSCLETEEPLDIEHHVVYNTFPAGQPELIALEKALKGVMVPAGSAREPDFGREVPLFEVEATAVEPVFQKLYSYIFDIKSGGYSAKEMDRPVPTAIFIVNFDKVRMDPRNKEVDLDSLMYSKLTPLTNEEMKQQEGDYIYRYRYNGGGASQVWLSSGRFVVIDLSAGPCTYGKIETEEGSVSPRTLPRIRSILFPGGLASVSNRATHDNFMGHLAALVATTVEHVIAPDVRFETVDLTTRLLIPIIILQNHNRYNIMVKGHNYSIDIEAIEAEVKKLVHDDQEVVIIGGSHALHHHEKLAIAVSKAMRGHSLQETKRDGRFHVHTKTYLDGAILKEEMERSADVLAAGLLEMADPSLSNKFFLRQHWMDESENSTDSVLKHKPLWASYNSKVGKDKKKKKQKKKGDLHPTYGTRVIPVFVLSLADVDPQLMMEDEGFVWTGNDVVIVLEHQSPNIPLSYVSETERRHAIPSQAQRHIVAGLASAVGGLSAPYEKASHVHERPVVNWLWAAGCHPFGPFSNTSRISQMLQDVALRNTIYARVDSALRTIRDTSEAVQSFAAEYLKTPLGEPVKGKKNKSTTELWLEKFYKKTTNLPEPFPHELVERLEKYLDNLEEQLVDLSSLLYDHRLQDAHLNSSDILQSTMFTQQYVENVLTSERERMRCCNIEFKYLMHSSQTFVYGGILLAGFFVYFIVIFFSSPPGQ
- the LOC105777240 gene encoding uncharacterized protein LOC105777240 isoform X1, with the protein product MESRSRLSSMLSYAIFLVTLSGLATLSDSTQQAFKRDPGLPHWHHSAFLEVRDSVRSDVRRTLHTRAEVPFQVPLEVNVVLIGLNGDGGYRYNVDSQKLEEFLRVSFPSHRPSCLETEEPLDIEHHVVYNTFPAGQPELIALEKALKGVMVPAGSAREPDFGREVPLFEVEATAVEPVFQKLYSYIFDIKSGGYSAKEMDRPVPTAIFIVNFDKVRMDPRNKEVDLDSLMYSKLTPLTNEEMKQQEGDYIYRYRYNGGGASQVWLSSGRFVVIDLSAGPCTYGKIETEEGSVSPRTLPRIRSILFPGGLASVSNRATHDNFMGHLAALVATTVEHVIAPDVRFETVDLTTRLLIPIIILQNHNRYNIMVKGHNYSIDIEAIEAEVKKLVHDDQEVVIIGGSHALHHHEKLAIAVSKAMRGHSLQETKRDGRFHVHTKTYLDGAILKEEMERSADVLAAGLLEMADPSLSNKFFLRQQHWMDESENSTDSVLKHKPLWASYNSKVGKDKKKKKQKKKGDLHPTYGTRVIPVFVLSLADVDPQLMMEDEGFVWTGNDVVIVLEHQSPNIPLSYVSETERRHAIPSQAQRHIVAGLASAVGGLSAPYEKASHVHERPVVNWLWAAGCHPFGPFSNTSRISQMLQDVALRNTIYARVDSALRTIRDTSEAVQSFAAEYLKTPLGEPVKGKKNKSTTELWLEKFYKKTTNLPEPFPHELVERLEKYLDNLEEQLVDLSSLLYDHRLQDAHLNSSDILQSTMFTQQYVENVLTSERERMRCCNIEFKYLMHSSQTFVYGGILLAGFFVYFIVIFFSSPPGQ